In a single window of the Cucumis melo cultivar AY chromosome 11, USDA_Cmelo_AY_1.0, whole genome shotgun sequence genome:
- the LOC103495924 gene encoding cytochrome P450 81Q32-like, with amino-acid sequence MDFDHLLYTLLSLISLLLGYSFLFKPHRLNLPPTPLFGLPFIGHLHLLKHPVHKTFQTLSQKYGHVFSLKFGSRLVVLVSSPSAIQECFTKNDIILANRPSLNSGKYLAYNNTTMVVSSYGEHWRNLRRISTLEIFSTTRLNSFSRTREEEVKRLLRKLWGNYKLEDEFRVVELEPMLLDLTFNIVMRMVGGKKFCEEKNNNVLEDEGYCKRFKELVTQIMAHGGSTNPGDFIPLLNWIDPSGYTKRIMKIGRKTDEVLQGLVDEIRNEEDEGNTMIQHLLRLQKTDPEYYSDQIIKGLVQDILLAGIDTSAVTLQWALSHLLNNPIVLEKAKAEIDSYIGQERMVNEADLSSLSYLQGIISETLRLSPAGPLLVPHCSSEDCKIGGYDVPRNTIVLINAWAIHRDPNLWEDASSFKPERHVNAAGFENSYKLLPFGMGRRACPGMAMAQRVIGLTLASLVQCFEWKRMSDLLVDMREGEGLTMPKVEPLVAKCRPRFIMEAVLSEKNGHIII; translated from the exons ATGGATTTTGATCACTTGCTTTACACTTTGCTCTCTCTCATTTCTCTTCTACTTGGCTACTCCTTTTTATTTAAACCTCATCGCTTAAACCTCCCGCCAACTCCACTTTTTGGTCTTCCATTCATAGGTCATCTCCATCTTCTCAAACATCCTGTCCACAAAACATTCCAAACCCTCTCCCAAAAGTACGGCCATGTCTTCTCTCTCAAATTCGGTTCTCGTCTCGTCGTACTTGTATCTTCTCCTTCTGCCATCCAAGAATGTTTCACAAAGAATGATATCATTCTCGCAAATCGGCCATCTTTGAACTCTGGAAAGTACTTAGCATACAACAATACCACCATGGTGGTGTCCTCTTATGGTGAACATTGGCGAAACCTCCGCCGAATTAGTACCCTCGAGATTTTCTCGACAACTCGTCTTAATTCGTTCTCAAGAACTCGGGAAGAGGAAGTCAAACGTTTACTACGTAAATTATGGGGTAATTATAAGTTGGAAGATGAGTTTAGGGTTGTGGAATTGGAGCCCATGTTGTTGGATCTTACATTCAATATTGTAATGAGAATGGTGGGTGGAAAGAAGTTTTgcgaagagaaaaataataatgtgTTGGAGGATGAGGGATATTGCAAAAGATTTAAAGAGTTGGTGACACAAATAATGGCACATGGTGGATCAACAAATCCAGGGGATTTCATACCTTTATTGAATTGGATTGATCCAAGTGGTTATACGAAAAGGATAATGAAGATTGGAAGAAAAACAGATGAAGTTCTTCAAGGATTAGTTGATGAGATTAggaatgaagaagatgaaggaaacaCTATGATTCAACATTTACTTCGTTTGCAGAAAACCGATCCCGAATATTATAGTGACCAAATTATCAAAGGTCTCGTACAA GATATATTACTGGCAGGGATTGACACAAGCGCTGTGACATTACAATGGGCGCTATCCCATTTACTTAACAATCCAATCGTCTTAGAGAAGGCCAAAGCCGAAATAGATTCCTATATAGGACAAGAACGCATGGTGAATGAAGCCGATTTATCGAGTTTAAGTTACCTACAAGGAATAATTTCCGAGACTCTTCGGCTAAGTCCAGCTGGTCCTTTACTCGTACCACATTGTTCATCCGAAGACTGCAAAATAGGAGGTTATGACGTTCCACGTAATACAATCGTATTGATTAATGCCTGGGCTATACATCGAGATCCAAATCTATGGGAAGATGCTAGTAGTTTTAAGCCTGAAAGACATGTAAATGCGGCTGGATTTGAGAACTCATACAAATTATTGCCATTTGGAATGGGAAGGAGGGCATGCCCTGGTATGGCTATGGCCCAGCGTGTGATTGGCTTGACTTTGGCATCGTTGGTTCAATGTTTTGAGTGGAAAAGAATGAGTGATTTGTTGGTTGATATGAGGGAAGGTGAAGGGCTCACGATGCCTAAAGTTGAGCCATTAGTGGCCAAGTGTAGACCGCGTTTCATTATGGAAGCAGTTCTTAGTGAAAAAAATGGTCATATTATCATTTGA